Sequence from the Sphingobacteriaceae bacterium GW460-11-11-14-LB5 genome:
ATTGCCCCTTCAAAACGCGTAAACATCCATACCGAAAAAGGATTGGTTAAAGCGGTATTCGGCTGGCCGGCCATTCACACCCGCCATGGCGAAAAAGAACAGGCACCAGAATTAAAAAACATCTTTTTAGACTGTGGCTGCACCACAAAAGAAGAAGTAGAAAAATTAGGCATTCACGTAGGCTGTGTAATTACTTACGAAGATGAGTTTATGGTTTTAAACGACCGCTATTATGTTGGCCGTGCTTTAGATAACCGTGTTGGTGGCTTTATGATTGCCGAAGTGGCACGTTTATTAAAAGAGAACAAGAAAAAACTTCCTTTCGGCTTATACATCGTAAATTCAGTACAGGAAGAAATCGGTTTACGCGGCGCTGAGATGATTGCCCAGCGTATTAAACCAGACGTGGCCATTATTACCGACGTAACGCACGATACGACTACGCCAATGATTAACAAGAATATTCAGGGCGATTTATCAGCCGGTAAAGGTCCTGTAGTTTCATATGCGCCAGCTGTTCAAACCAATTTAAATAAATTATTAATTAAAACCGCCGAGAAAAACCATATTCCATTCCAACGTCAGGCCTCTTCGCGTTCTACCGGAACCGATACCGATGCATTTGCCTATTCGAATGGTGGGGTACCGTCAGCATTAATTTCGCTGCCGCTACGCTATATGCACACTACAGTAGAAATGGTACACAAAGAGGATGTTGACAATGTAATCAGCCTGATTTATGAAAGCTTGTTGAACATAAGCAACGGACAGGATTTCAGGGAGTTTAAATAATGGAAAAGGTAAACCACCAAAAAATCATCATCAGCACCTTGCTAAAGGTTTTGCTGATGGTCGTTATTATTTTTATTCTTAACTCCTGGCCAAGCATTAAACAGAGTTTTAGCGGTCATGTACCACCATTTAATTATTGGCTTGATCATAGTTTTAAAATAAGTAATATCATCCTCATCTTAGGATTTGGTGGTTATTTCTATTACAAAGATTTAACAGATCAAAAAGAGGCCATTGAAAAGGCAAAAAAAGTAAACGAGAAGTGGGATAATATCGAGGTTTGAGAATTGATCTCCTGATCGACAAACGAAATAGATTAATTCAGAATTAAATTCCAAAAAGTCAAGTTTTTTCAAACTTGACTTTTTTTTGTCCTAATCCAGCAGTCACTGTAGCACAGGTTACCTCTTGCCCAACATTCGCTTAACTCCCTGAGCACTACGTTTATTTTTATTAATACTCAAAATATCTTTACATTGTTTGTGTAATTTACCCTAATAGTTTATCCTTTATTTATGAGTATGAATAAAAAAAATATTGATCTATCCATTATCTGCGATGATCATTGGGATGTGGTATTCGACCACCTTGGCCTTGGTTTTTGGGAGCTGAGCATAGCAACAGGCATACTCCGTTCCACCCGGTCGTTTAAAAAAAACTTAGGCTGCCCGCCAGATAAGGTTTTAAGTTATGACAAAGTTTTAAGTTTAATCTTACCTGAAGATCTTGATCACGTTCAGGATGAGATTGAACTTACGGTTTCGAGAGAAAAAAACAGTTACCACTCGGTATATAGAATTTGCCGGCCTGATGGGGAGATTAGATGGATTAAAGCTGATGGAATACTATCCCAGCAGGATGGTGAAAGCTTAAAATTAATAGGAACAATTTTAGATGTAACCGATTTAAAAAATAAACCCCTGTAATTTTACGCCTCATTTAGTTCAATCCACACCGGACCGTGATCGCTTGTTTTTTCCCAGCCCCTCACTTGTTTATCTACTCCGGCAGCTTTTAAGCGATCACTAACCTGAGGACTTAGTAAAAAATGGTCAATTCTTAATCCCGCATCTCTACCATATGCATTCCTGAAATAATCCCAAAAAGTGTATATCGTTTCAGTAGGGTATAATTTTCTGATTGCATCTGTCCAGCCTTGCGCCATTAAATTTTGAAATGCCAGCCGGGTTTCAGGCCGAAATAAAGCATCGTCAACCCAGCGTTCCGGTTTATATGCATCCAGCTCTGTAGGTATTACATTATAGTCACCGCATAAAATTACCGGCAACTTATATTCCAATAGTTTTGCTGCATGCGCTGTAAAACGCTCAAACCATCGTAACTTATATTCGAATTTAGGTCCTGGTGCCGGGTTTCCGTTCGGAAGGTAAAGACAACCAATGATCACATTATTTACCATTGCTTCAATGTACCGGCTATGCAAATCTTCAGGGTCACCATCCAGGTTTCGTTTCAGCTCTTTTATTTCCAGATTTCGGGCTAATATAGCAACGCCATTCCAGCTTTTCTGGCCATGCCAAATCGCATTATAACCAGCA
This genomic interval carries:
- a CDS encoding peptidase M42; translation: MAKKKDDEKKKHVAVVTKKSLQFLEEYINNPAPTGYEWEGQKLWLNYLKPYIDEHFIDNYGTAVGVINPKAAFKVVIEAHADEISWYVNYITADGLIYVIRNGGSDHQIAPSKRVNIHTEKGLVKAVFGWPAIHTRHGEKEQAPELKNIFLDCGCTTKEEVEKLGIHVGCVITYEDEFMVLNDRYYVGRALDNRVGGFMIAEVARLLKENKKKLPFGLYIVNSVQEEIGLRGAEMIAQRIKPDVAIITDVTHDTTTPMINKNIQGDLSAGKGPVVSYAPAVQTNLNKLLIKTAEKNHIPFQRQASSRSTGTDTDAFAYSNGGVPSALISLPLRYMHTTVEMVHKEDVDNVISLIYESLLNISNGQDFREFK
- a CDS encoding exodeoxyribonuclease III, which produces MKIATYNVNGINGRLPVLLRWLEETQPDVVCLQELKAPQEKFPEQAIKDAGYNAIWHGQKSWNGVAILARNLEIKELKRNLDGDPEDLHSRYIEAMVNNVIIGCLYLPNGNPAPGPKFEYKLRWFERFTAHAAKLLEYKLPVILCGDYNVIPTELDAYKPERWVDDALFRPETRLAFQNLMAQGWTDAIRKLYPTETIYTFWDYFRNAYGRDAGLRIDHFLLSPQVSDRLKAAGVDKQVRGWEKTSDHGPVWIELNEA